One segment of Manduca sexta isolate Smith_Timp_Sample1 chromosome 27, JHU_Msex_v1.0, whole genome shotgun sequence DNA contains the following:
- the LOC115440545 gene encoding F-actin-monooxygenase Mical isoform X6 — protein MNRGGRAEPTPPECALAAEMFDHFCSAGTMKQILALHREICNTLTLKPNRLPDFYPKLKAKLASSWKAQALFKKFDARANHKVYGKGRVCSTSKVLIIGAGPCGMRAAIECQLLGAKVVVVEKRDRMSRNNVLHLWPFVIQDLRALGAKKFFGKFCAGSIDHISIRQLQCILMKVALLLGVEIHEGVSFEELLEPTVKENSETLGWRARVSPMDHPVSQYEFDVLLGADGKRNTLQGFKRKEFRGKLAMAITANFINRHTEQEASVPEISGVAFIFNQKFFKELYEVTGIDLENIVYYKDDTHYFVMTAKKHSLLDKGVLLNDFTEVSRLLSVENVDRGALMRYAQEAARFSTDGRLPLRDFALNHYGEPDVALFDFTSMYAAENASMVYERHGRRLLCQLVGDSLLEPFWPTGSGCARGFLSALDAAWAVRAWGQSPAPHPLDVIAERESIYRLLAQTTPENLHRDFGAYTLDPGTRYPNLNRTAVTPHRVTGFYDSDDPLALDATSTARKRRREAEVSDEALVSWVGAAEGGLRGAVSPPALAALLRRYRPDLLPPTAPPRAVYHVLHHEFGIAPFSSGGTLRDVPDSKVRSYLARVYNAFKGEVPHVHHATDVFDQIKQSQQKEIRKLTDHSPSVYSNAADTEKSHSSGRKKRRALRTPQVSIDPAEYIRKKIGKLDLNDITQLAKLIEGHDAATADQHLDKQNNLQEQIIALLDPEESPDPKVLRQSLAQLLSGPTKTHVKHDQSKLAQFFQEKPEKPVKPPRRLKGLDASTIKITDFSEFDDSNDTDATLVGVEVKKSRASSIESKLARSSESPVRVPKDRRLSEVLEKRRHSQSPDIVYKRSNSIGSSEIANTRRIAQLFEGNKRRHTPSPESRSVRSGSANNPEMALRLQRMTEIIEGKRRDTPSPDRAKRETIGNPELALRRQKVVDLIQGTKLRPPEPPQRKNSGEMSFRMQRMSDMMEKKSAEAKRPKNVGRRKAAREIMRQRFEKSLQMLATEPRMDFAPSADLENDYGLQQYRASAPVFEERVKKLEKKLQHYEEGRMVGGGTRAAGGGARVARLAAELSGSTTNSSAPRPSKPKDLMRSVGKIERDDWNMKEIERKILENRLGRPEPKTAEKVPKWDREQFLGRQRRLKEGEGSEKWVEIDETLHKLDQKLRDSGRPDHGTKKVANLATKFVKKDEPEAAKNQPKEEMKKSWRGPSSTGMQCAACGTRVFAAEGVAADGLHLHRACFRCAVCKTVLRPGNYTMERYGSRLVCLRHSGANVPDSATLTTPTPARAHVPTSTPERISLELSDSGAREIDEDEWTDRNFLASETSGAGGLSDEEESSSEEYTDAGDSEGEAERSPEPQCIAAPRPHHADLYFSDDSFGYDDYSDDGAESSGNESCSRMRAAREARRLEVPADSCVPPDGRAPTDSSEVESEEESESSSEEVSSATEVSTDSEFAREECAPAPAPSPPAILVTEAPPPAPPPPHDYPLSRTRSAGGLATKRALELKRKYLLGEPSPPAVRKSDSTSQIDTKFEAFRSTITEFQKLLHPAPAPAAQQPQKSVVTFQVAEEKKPQPMPDIIKNLCNDAPVDLLTKGDSPLCKDWRTDPVKEEQKDPDLESDSLSDDSSHTETGPNQPVPRVEVHDEGGELIQLDSLMIVNSTEDNDKASGTATATGPTVIAAADSESSESCRDATTLALTETELSDWAAEGAVLDDCGFDDREERKRSKNPRSLSGPKLIHDAKNLSTICSHVCGRTSPTEPVLYSNALEHFEFADEGDPDPSLENPITPKNQGYMELVEDEYYSPNNDRSMNFIEKSYSETVFKPASQDVSVHQEDTDDTEQKSEAQCDLKSPQLLTSIDNEPSESTSEKRSSDSTNNATNADIGHLSLSETSPPLDKTEKVFVDEISPPLVTETPKAAQVPPSIPFTCSMRLYAPAICRSASETFHRSTSPNTDSPTRSGDASLSLHMSSGSVSPISPVLVKDTVDKVQEIKREREEQTELVRRLVLERLGSGPRQGRKSSRRTRASPCSNVPPPVPPPPVMVASPPPPPPPRPALPAMPLQVTPSFSDPELARERRRKSIMKSITNYLNRRLGPRHKWYSEPELSWQVSETLRTCIAPQRISNAHKSTGALQSEPPPVPPPPAGYCLPNEQRSPPPRLPAEQQAATVAELVQVSAQREAHQALMAADRRRSAAGGGVGD, from the exons GCAAAACTAGCGAGCTCATGGAAGGCGCAGGCGCTGTTCAAGAAATTCGATGCGCGCGCGAACCACAAGGTGTACGGGAAGGGTCGCGTGTGTTCCACGAGCAAGGTGCTCATCATCGGAGCCGGTCCATGCGGGATGCGAGCCGCCATCGAGTGCCAGTTGCTTGGTGCGAAAGTG GTGGTGGTGGAGAAGCGAGACCGCATGTCGCGCAACAACGTGCTGCACCTGTGGCCGTTCGTGATCCAGGACCTGCGCGCGCTCGGCGCCAAGAAGTTCTTCGGCAAGTTCTGCGCCGGCTCCATCGACCACATCAGCATACGACAGCTGCAGTGCATTCTTATGAAG GTGGCGCTCTTACTCGGCGTGGAAATCCATGAAGGAGTCAGCTTCGAAGAGCTACTAGAGCCGACCGTCAAGGAAAACTCTGAAA CTCTAGGTTGGCGCGCGCGCGTCTCCCCCATGGACCACCCTGTGTCGCAGTACGAGTTCGACGTGTTGCTCGGCGCGGACGGCAAGCGGAACACGCTGCAAGGATTCAAGCGGAAGGAGTTCAGAGGCAAGCTCGCCATGGCCATCACGGCCAACTTCATCAACAGGCACACGGAGCAGGAGGCATCG GTGCCGGAAATAAGCGGCGTCGCGTTCATATTCAACCAGAAGTTCTTCAAGGAGCTGTATGAAGTGACCGGCATCGACCTGGAGAACATAGTTTACTACAAGGACGATACGCATTACTTCGTCATGACGGCCAAGAAGCACAGCTTGCTAGATAAGGGCGTGCTTCTCAAT gATTTCACGGAAGTGTCGCGTCTCTTGAGCGTGGAGAACGTGGACCGCGGCGCGTTGATGCGGTACGCGCAGGAGGCGGCGCGGTTCTCCACAGACGGCCGACTGCCGCTGCGGGACTTCGCGCTCAACCACTATGGCGAGCCTGACGTCGCGCTCTTCGACTTTACCTCTATGTACGCAGCAGAGAACGCCAGTATG GTGTACGAGCGGCACGGTCGTCGCCTGCTGTGCCAGCTGGTGGGCGACAGTCTGCTGGAGCCGTTCTGGCCGACCGGGTCGGGGTGCGCGCGAGGGTTCTTGTCGGCGCTGGACGCCGCGTGGGCGGTGCGGGCCTGGGGCCAGTCCCCCGCGCCGCATCCGCTAGATGTTATAGCAGAGAGAGAATCGATATACAGGCTGCTCG CACAAACAACGCCAGAGAACCTGCACAGAGACTTCGGCGCATACACGCTGGACCCGGGCACCAGGTATCCGAACTTGAACCGCACCGCCGTCACGCCGCACAGGGTGACGGGATTCTACGACTCGGACGACCCGCTGGCGCTCGACGCCACCTCCACCGCCAGGAAGAGACGTAGAG AAGCGGAGGTGTCGGACGAGGCGTTAGTGTCGTGGGTGGGCGCGGCGGAGGGCGGGCTGCGCGGCGCGGTGAGTCCGCCCGCACTCGCTGCGCTGCTGCGCCGCTACCGGCCCGACCTGCTGCCTCCGACTGCACCGCCACGCGCAGTCTACCACGTGCTACACCACGAGTTCG GCATAGCGCCTTTCTCGTCCGGCGGCACCCTGCGCGACGTGCCGGACTCGAAGGTGCGCTCGTACCTGGCGCGCGTGTACAACGCGTTCAAGGGCGAAGTGCCCCACGTGCACCACGCCACCGACGTGTTCGACCAA ATCAAACAGAGCCAACAGAAAGAGATAAGAAAATTGACCGACCATTCGCCTTCAGTATATTCGA acGCAGCGGATACGGAAAAGTCCCATTCAAGCGGTAGAAAAAAACGACGCGCCCTGCGCACGCCACAAGTAAGTATCGATCCGGCCGAGTATATCAGGAAAAAGATCGGCAAACTCGACCTTAACGACATCACGCAGCTCGCCAAACTCATAGAGGGGCACGACGCCGCCACCGCCGATCAACATCTGGACAAACAAAACAACCTGCAGGAACAGATCATCGCCTTACTGGACCCCGAGGAGTCGCCAGACCCGAAGGTGCTGAGGCAATCGCTTGCGCAACTTCTCTCCGGCCCGACCAAAACCCACGTTAAGCATGATCAGTCGAAACTGGCTCAGTTTTTCCAGGAAAAACCTGAGAAGCCGGTCAAGCCGCCGCGCAGGTTGAAAGGCCTCGATGCGAGcactataaaaataacagacTTTTCAGAGTTCGATGATTCAAATGATACTGATGCGACGCTTGTTGGTGTTGAGGTAAAGAAGAGCAGAGCTTCGTCTATAGAGAGTAAATTGGCAAGATCTTCGGAAAGTCCGGTTCGCGTACCTAAAGATAGGCGGCTGTCCGAAGTCCTTGAAAAACGAAGGCATTCACAAAGTCCAGATATCGTATACAAGCGGTCGAATTCCATCGGATCTTCGGAGATAGCGAACACGAGACGTATAGCTCAGCTATTCGAAGGTAACAAACGACGGCATACTCCGAGTCCGGAGTCCAGGTCCGTCCGATCAGGATCCGCTAATAACCCCGAAATGGCACTCAGATTACAAAGAATGACGGAGATAATCGAGGGTAAAAGACGGGACACGCCGAGTCCCGATAGAGCGAAACGGGAAACGATAGGTAACCCAGAACTAGCATTACGACGGCAGAAAGTGGTCGATCTCATCCAAGGCACGAAGTTGCGCCCACCCGAACCTCCACAGCGGAAGAACAGTGGAGAAATGTCATTCCGCATGCAAAGGATGTCTGATATGATGGAGAAGAAGAGCGCAGAGGCGAAACGGCCGAAGAACGTCGGTAGGAGGAAGGCGGCGAGGGAGATCATGAGGCAGCGGTTCGAGAAGAGTCTGCAGATGTTGGCAACTGAGCCGCGGATGGACTTCGCGCCGTCCGCGGACTTGGAGAACGACTACGGGCTGCAGCAGTATAGGGCTAGCGCGCCCGTGTTCGAGGAACGGGTGAAGAAACTGGAGAAGAAGTTGCAGCACTAT GAGGAGGGGCGAATGGTAGGCGGAGGCACTCGAGCGGCGGGAGGGGGCGCGCGAGTAGCTCGCCTGGCCGCCGAGCTGTCGGGGTCTACCACCAACTCTTCGGCACCACGAccttcaaaacccaaggacctCATGCGCTCCGTCGGGAAGATCGAGCGCGACGACTGGAATATGAAAGAAATTGAGAGGAAGATATTGGAGAACCGACTGGGCAGGCCAGAGCCGAAGACTGCCGAGAAGGTGCCCAAGTGGGACAGGGAGCAG TTCTTAGGACGTCAAAGGAGGCTAAAGGAAGGCGAGGGGAGCGAGAAATGGGTAGAAATCGACGAAACTCTGCACAAGCTAGACCAAAAACTGCGCGACTCTGGCCGTCCCGACCACGGGACGAAGAAG GTAGCTAATTTAGCAACGAAATTTGTTAAGAAAGACGAACCAGAAGCGGCGAAGAATCAACCGAAAGAAGAG ATGAAGAAGAGTTGGCGCGGTCCGTCGTCGACTGGCATGCAGTGCGCGGCGTGTGGCACGCGCGTGTTCGCCGCGGAGGGCGTGGCGGCCGACGGGCTGCACCTGCACCGCGCCTGCTTCCGCTGCGCCGTCTGCAAGACCGTGCTGCGACCGGG GAACTACACAATGGAGCGTTACGGCAGCCGACTGGTCTGCTTACGTCACTCGGGCGCGAACGTGCCTGACTCGGCGACGCTGACCACGCCCACTCCTGCGCGTGCGCACGTGCCCACCTCCACACCGGAGCGCATCAGCCTTGAGCTCTCCGACAGCGGTGCTAGAGAGATTGATGAAGATGAATGGACGGATAGAAACTTCTTGGCCTCTGAGACGTCAGGCGCTGGCGGGCTGAG TGACGAGGAAGAGTCCAGCTCTGAAGAGTACACGGACGCGGGGGACTCTGAGGGCGAGGCGGAGCGGTCACCCGAGCCGCAGTGCATCGCCGCCCCGCGCCCGCACCACGCGGACCTCTACTTCAGCGATGACTCCTTCGGATACGACGACTACTCAGACGATG GCGCGGAGTCGTCTGGTAACGAGTCGTGTTCGCGCATGCGCGCGGCCCGCGAGGCGCGCCGGCTCGAGGTGCCCGCCGACAGCTGCGTGCCGCCGGACGGGCGAGCGCCCACCGACAGCAGCGAG GTGGAGTCTGAAGAGGAAAGCGAGTCGAGTAGCGAGGAAGTGTCTTCAGCCACGGAGGTCTCCACCGATAGCGAGTTTGCGCGCGAGGAGTGtgcccccgcgcccgcgccctccCCTCCCGCCATCCTCGTGACCGAGGCGCCGCCCCCCGCGCCCCCGCCCCCGCACGATTATCCCCTCTCCCGCACGCGCTCCGCAGGCGGCCTGGCCACCAAACGAGCGTTGGAACTCAAACGAAAATATCTATTAGGTGAACCCTCGCCCCCCGCCGTCCGCAAGTCGGATTCAACGTCGCAGATAGACACCAAGTTCGAAGCATTCCGCTCCACTATCACCGAATTCCAAAAGCTGCTGCATCCGGCGCCGGCGCCCGCGGCGCAGCAGCCCCAGAAGTCAGTGGTCACGTTCCAAGTGGCCGAGGAGAAGAAACCACAACCGATGCCGGACATCATCAAAAATCTGTGTAACGACGCGCCGGTAGATCTCCTCACTAAAGGCGATTCGCCGCTCTGCAAGGATTGGAGAACGGACCCCGTGAAGGAGGAACAAAAGGACCCTGACTTGGAGTCAGATTCTTTATCTGATGATTCCTCGCACACGGAGACTGGGCCCAATCAGCCGGTGCCACGAGTCGAGGTGCACGATGAAGGCGGCGAACTGATTCAACTGGACAGTTTGATGATAGTGAATAGCACGGAAGACAACGACAAAGCTTCCGGGACTGCGACGGCTACGGGGCCCACGGTCATCGCCGCCGCGGACTCGGAGTCTTCGGAGTCTTGTCGCGACGCCACAACTCTAGCTCTGACAGAGACGGAGCTGTCAGACTGGGCGGCCGAGGGGGCCGTGCTAGACGACTGCGGCTTCGACGATAGAGAAGAACGGAAAAGGAGCAAGAACCCGCGGTCGCTCAGCGGACCCAAGTTGATACACGACGCGAAGAACTTGTCGACAATATGTTCGCACGTGTGCGGCCGCACTAGCCCAACTGAACCGGTGCTCTACTCTAACGCGCTTGAACATTTCGAATTCGCCGACGAAGGCGACCCGGACCCTTCGCTAGAGAACCCCATTACACCAAAGAACCAGGGCTACATGGAACTGGTGGAGGACGAGTACTATTCCCCGAACAACGACCGCTCGATGAACTTCATAGAGAAGAGTTATTCAGAAACAGTTTTCAAGCCCGCTAGCCAAGACGTTAGCGTTCATCAAGAGGACACGGATGATACCGAACAGAAGTCAGAAGCGCAGTGCGATTTAAAATCACCGCAACTTTTGACCTCGATTGACAACGAACCGAGCGAGTCGACGAGTGAGAAGCGCTCTTCCGACAGCACCAATAATGCAACCAACGCCGACATTGGCCATCTGAGCTTATCGGAGACGTCTCCGCCGCTCGATAAAACCGAAAAAGTGTTCGTAGACGAAATATCCCCACCTCTAGTTACCGAGACGCCTAAAGCCGCGCAAGTGCCGCCGTCGATACCGTTCACGTGTTCGATGCGGCTGTACGCGCCAGCGATCTGTCGGTCGGCGAGTGAGACCTTCCACCGGTCGACCTCGCCCAACACCGACTCGCCGACGCGCAGTGGCGACGCGTCCTTGTCACTGCACATGAGCTCCGGCTCCGTGTCGCCCATCAGTCCGGTGCTCGTCAAAGATACTGTCGACAAAGTGCAGGAGATCAAGAGGGAAAGGGAGGAGCAGACGGAGTTGGTGAGGAGACTGGTGCTGGAGCGGTTAGGTAGCGGGCCGCGGCAGGGGCGCAAATCGTCGCGGCGGACACGCGCCTCACCGTGCAGTAACGTGCCGCCGCCGGTGCCCCCGCCGCCGGTGATGGTCGCCTCGCCGCCGCCTCCACCCCCGCCTCGCCCCGCGCTCCCCGCGATGCCTCTGCAGGTCACGCCCTCGTTCTCGGACCCCGAGCTGGCACGGGAAAGGCGACGGAAGAGCATCATGAAGAGCATAACAAATTACCTGAACAGACGGCTCGGACCGCGGCATAAG